A single window of Balaenoptera acutorostrata chromosome X, mBalAcu1.1, whole genome shotgun sequence DNA harbors:
- the LOC103020408 gene encoding 60S ribosomal protein L14-like, with protein MVFRHFVEVGWVAYISFGPHAGRLVAIVDVIDQNRALVDGPCTQVRRQAMPFKCMQLTDFILKFPHGARQKYVREAWEKADINAKCAATRWAKKIEAREKKAKMTDFDRYKVMKASKMRNRLIKLQVKKLQKAALLKASPKKALAAKGAATAAAAKVPAKKMTTTGKKAPAQKVPAQKAAGQKAAPPPKAQKGQKAPAQKAPALKASGKKA; from the coding sequence ATGGTGTTCAGGCACTTCGTGGAGGTTGGCTGGGTGGCCTACATCTCCTTTGGGCCTCATGCCGGGAGGCTGGTTGCGATTGTAGATGTTATTGATCAGAACAGGGCTTTGGTGGATGGACCTTGCACTCAAGTTAGGAGACAGGCTATGCCTTTCAAATGCATGCAGCTCACTGACTTCATCCTCAAGTTCCCACACGGTGCCCGCCAGAAGTATGTCCGAGAAGCCTGGGAGAAGGCAGATATCAATGCAAAGTGTGCAGCCACAAGGTGGGCCAAGAAGATTGAAGCCAGAGAAAAGAAAGCCAAGATGACAGATTTTGATCGTTATAAAGTCATGAAGGCAAGCAAAATGAGGAACAGACTAATCAAGCTTCAAGTTAAGAAACTTCAAAAGGCAGCTCTCCTGAAGGCTTCTCCCAAGAAAGCACTTGCTGCTAAGGGGGCAGCTACGGCAGCTGCTGCGAAGGTTCCAGCAAAAAAGATGACCACTACGGGTAAGAAGGCTCCAGCCCAGAAGGTTCCTGCCCAGAAagctgcaggccagaaggcagcaCCTCCTCCAAAGGCTCAGAAGGGTCAGAAAGCTCCAGCCCAGAAAGCACCTGCTCTAAAGGCATCTGGCAAGAAAGCATGA